In Rhodobacteraceae bacterium LMO-JJ12, a single window of DNA contains:
- a CDS encoding sugar ABC transporter ATP-binding protein has product MPNSLISVRGLQKSYGPIAVLNGIDIDFEAGKIHAFLGANGAGKSTFLGCLSGAVAPTKGHIRVGGKDYAAFTPRSALDCGIGIIYQHFQIFDGLTVAENIFVGREKKKLLWIDRKAQEAEAAELLARLRVDIDPSAPVEKLSTGERKIVEIARALNIHPKLLILDEPTAAMGEHEMSALHDVVRHLATSEGIGVVYVTHLLDEINEIADTVTVIRNGSVVWTRPKIDTTTRDLAEAIAPSSTLESATIHRAATDKTPEIELSEFCSPFTGPINLSVAPGEAIGIYGLLGSGRTDLLECLYGARPQTGGTLRLQGKQVSIRTPSQAMAHGVSLVASDRTEQSLFGALSATDNLVMPHFGGKVLPGLVRKPRREAGLFDKIAAKLAVHPANPNLPASSFSGGNAQKIVLGRWLLNDSAAHQVILLDEPTQGVDIGARGQLYEALNVAMSQGASVIFASSDPAEIIALADRVLILGYGRQIALIDKPEDDHELIELAHKTASALHTVH; this is encoded by the coding sequence ATGCCTAATTCCTTGATTTCTGTCAGAGGATTGCAAAAATCCTACGGTCCGATCGCAGTTCTGAACGGAATCGATATCGATTTCGAAGCTGGCAAGATTCATGCGTTTCTTGGGGCGAACGGTGCGGGAAAGTCCACCTTCTTAGGCTGTCTCAGCGGCGCCGTGGCCCCGACGAAAGGGCATATTCGCGTTGGCGGCAAAGACTACGCCGCCTTCACCCCGCGCAGCGCACTGGATTGCGGTATTGGCATCATCTATCAGCATTTTCAAATTTTCGACGGGTTAACCGTGGCTGAAAACATCTTTGTCGGCCGGGAAAAGAAGAAGCTTCTGTGGATTGATCGCAAGGCCCAAGAGGCTGAAGCCGCAGAACTGTTAGCGCGATTGAGGGTCGATATTGATCCCTCAGCGCCGGTAGAAAAACTCAGCACGGGCGAACGCAAGATTGTTGAAATCGCCCGTGCGCTAAACATTCACCCCAAACTTCTGATCCTTGATGAGCCCACGGCCGCTATGGGCGAACACGAAATGAGCGCATTGCATGACGTGGTGCGTCATCTAGCAACATCTGAAGGAATCGGCGTGGTTTACGTCACGCACCTACTGGATGAAATTAACGAAATCGCCGATACGGTGACGGTGATCCGCAATGGCAGCGTGGTCTGGACCCGGCCGAAGATCGACACGACAACACGCGATCTGGCCGAGGCAATTGCGCCCTCCTCCACTCTGGAATCCGCTACGATTCACCGCGCGGCAACTGACAAAACGCCGGAAATTGAACTTTCCGAGTTTTGCTCGCCCTTTACCGGACCAATCAACCTAAGCGTTGCGCCGGGCGAAGCAATCGGAATCTATGGCCTGCTTGGTTCCGGGCGCACAGACTTGCTGGAATGCCTATACGGAGCGCGCCCCCAAACGGGCGGGACATTGCGACTGCAAGGCAAACAGGTGTCAATTCGCACCCCAAGTCAGGCCATGGCGCATGGGGTTTCACTGGTGGCCAGTGATCGCACCGAACAAAGCTTGTTCGGCGCGCTCTCAGCTACTGATAACCTTGTGATGCCGCATTTTGGCGGCAAGGTATTGCCCGGATTGGTCCGCAAACCCCGCCGCGAGGCCGGGTTGTTTGACAAGATCGCGGCTAAACTGGCGGTGCATCCGGCCAACCCCAACCTGCCTGCGAGCAGCTTTTCCGGCGGCAACGCACAAAAAATCGTGCTGGGGCGTTGGCTGCTCAACGATAGCGCTGCGCACCAGGTCATCTTGCTCGACGAACCCACCCAAGGCGTCGACATTGGCGCACGTGGACAACTTTACGAAGCGCTCAACGTGGCAATGTCGCAGGGCGCAAGCGTCATCTTTGCCTCGTCCGATCCGGCCGAAATCATTGCACTGGCCGACCGGGTGCTGATCCTTGGTTATGGCCGCCAAATCGCCCTGATCGACAAACCCGAGGACGATCACGAACTGATCGAACTTGCCCATAAAACCGCATCTGCCCTGCATACTGTGCATTAA
- a CDS encoding ABC transporter permease — MNTSSETATPNASATNKKIDWIELLISAALPLAVLLLALFFFYKVPVFMTWRNGINITVQIASLMTIAVPCAMLLMAGKVDLSVGSMLALCGVVAGISFDHLGVSGTVILTLGVGLLMGLINGTLVSVMGMSPIIVTLGTLTLMRGLAQWIAPNPVFGFPENFALLGYGRLWGIPYLTWIMLAVLMLGVLVMRFLPVGRRIIAIGINERAAYLAGVRVRFTGLMLYAAVGVATALASLMTVARINSAPSGTLGVGVELTVLTAVLLGGIPFTGGKGSVLRVALALWLLGMLGNGLVLMNVQSEMSLMITGAVLVLAAALDIIRTRRNS; from the coding sequence ATGAATACATCATCTGAGACCGCAACGCCGAACGCGTCAGCGACGAACAAGAAAATCGATTGGATCGAGCTTTTGATCTCCGCAGCGCTGCCGCTGGCAGTTTTGCTGCTCGCCCTGTTCTTTTTCTACAAAGTGCCGGTTTTCATGACCTGGCGCAACGGCATCAATATCACTGTGCAGATTGCGTCGCTGATGACCATCGCGGTACCCTGTGCCATGTTGCTGATGGCCGGCAAGGTAGATCTGTCAGTCGGATCGATGCTGGCGCTCTGCGGGGTGGTCGCTGGAATCAGTTTTGATCATCTGGGCGTCTCAGGAACCGTGATCCTGACGTTGGGGGTCGGGCTTTTGATGGGGCTGATCAACGGCACCTTGGTTTCGGTAATGGGCATGTCCCCAATTATCGTCACGCTCGGGACGCTGACCCTGATGCGCGGGCTGGCGCAATGGATCGCGCCAAACCCTGTGTTTGGGTTTCCTGAGAACTTTGCCCTTCTTGGCTATGGCCGACTTTGGGGCATTCCCTATCTGACCTGGATTATGCTTGCTGTGCTGATGCTGGGCGTTTTGGTAATGCGGTTTCTTCCGGTCGGTCGCCGGATCATCGCCATCGGGATCAACGAGCGCGCAGCATATCTAGCCGGGGTGCGGGTGCGTTTCACCGGACTGATGCTTTACGCCGCAGTCGGTGTGGCGACTGCACTGGCGTCGCTGATGACCGTGGCGCGGATAAACAGCGCCCCTTCGGGCACGCTGGGGGTCGGGGTCGAACTAACGGTGCTGACAGCGGTCTTGCTGGGCGGCATCCCGTTTACCGGCGGTAAAGGTTCCGTGCTGCGTGTAGCGCTGGCACTTTGGCTTTTGGGTATGCTGGGGAACGGGCTGGTTCTGATGAATGTCCAATCGGAAATGAGCCTGATGATCACCGGCGCAGTGCTGGTCCTTGCGGCCGCACTTGATATCATTCGTACGCGACGCAACTCGTAA
- a CDS encoding BMC domain-containing protein has translation MANLAIGMIETKGYVPALAAADAMVKAANVEIVARNEVGGGLVSVVVRGDVGAVKAATESGAEAASQVGEVTAVHVIPRPHADLGKYFEAATAK, from the coding sequence ATGGCAAATCTTGCAATTGGAATGATCGAGACCAAGGGCTATGTCCCGGCACTGGCCGCGGCTGACGCAATGGTTAAAGCAGCGAACGTTGAAATCGTTGCCCGCAACGAAGTTGGCGGCGGCCTGGTGTCCGTTGTCGTGCGCGGCGACGTAGGCGCGGTTAAAGCCGCCACCGAATCCGGAGCAGAAGCCGCTTCGCAAGTGGGTGAAGTGACGGCAGTTCACGTGATTCCGCGTCCGCATGCCGATCTCGGCAAATATTTTGAGGCTGCAACGGCCAAGTAA
- a CDS encoding BMC domain-containing protein, with the protein MTELRASIFIDQLQPQVLAYVSSWMRGNLPRARMAAQIVEIAPGLDIEALTDVVLKSADVRAGLLVVERQFGTLQFHSHSTAEVHAGADAVLAELDKTLADVARPKILASKLVTRIEDQHAFLMNRNKLGSMVIGGDSIYLLECQSAAYAILAANEAEKEADVKLIDMRMIGANGRLYLAGTEADVRNARDAAISALRQAGAEG; encoded by the coding sequence ATGACTGAACTACGTGCCTCGATCTTTATTGATCAGCTGCAACCGCAAGTGTTGGCCTATGTGTCCAGCTGGATGCGGGGCAATCTGCCGCGCGCCCGTATGGCGGCGCAAATTGTCGAAATTGCCCCCGGCCTTGATATCGAGGCGTTGACAGATGTGGTGCTGAAAAGCGCCGACGTCCGCGCCGGCTTGCTGGTGGTCGAACGCCAGTTTGGCACGCTTCAGTTCCATTCGCATTCAACCGCTGAGGTTCACGCTGGGGCTGACGCCGTTTTGGCCGAATTGGATAAAACCCTTGCGGATGTCGCGCGCCCCAAGATTCTGGCGTCGAAGCTGGTGACCCGGATTGAGGACCAACATGCATTCTTGATGAACCGCAACAAGCTGGGATCGATGGTTATCGGGGGCGACAGCATCTATTTGCTGGAATGCCAATCGGCGGCTTACGCAATTCTGGCCGCGAATGAGGCCGAAAAAGAGGCCGACGTGAAATTGATCGACATGCGGATGATCGGCGCGAACGGGCGGTTATATCTTGCCGGAACCGAGGCCGATGTGCGCAACGCCCGTGACGCAGCCATTTCCGCGCTGCGTCAAGCGGGGGCCGAAGGATGA
- a CDS encoding aldehyde dehydrogenase family protein, whose protein sequence is MSHVSSDTPRLNFAAPGHTTADMMIGRAGWAADAFQSASLNDVRKIARAVAQAAHDKAEFHADWAVRETGYGVREHKKQKNEFSAFPLLEYYGDLDLVTPKILPDQKVVEIPRPAGVIFGLIPVTNPISTLNYKTILAILSRNAIVFSPHPGARECSLDAVRNLARAAEKAGAPAGLIQCVERPSVPLVEHMMASSKISVIMATGGGAMVRAAYSSGNPALGVGPGNGVAWVDDSAKLDEAARRIVESKSYDNSVLCTNESVLLAPRSNFSNLIRAMRTAGAHICNDDETAKLRDWLFPDGKFNLAAIGKSAIWIAEKVGIRVARSAKILVPLLESPDADEVFLREKLCPVLAMGQVGDFSGGLSLARQIARRGAGHSAAFHGTDEARILKFSTEMPVYRVVVNAPLSQGGAGLATHLPPTFMIGTGYKGRSSVGENVGPQHLVHWTRIAYNSDASVPFGKFDPAQMEQSAPKSGLHAIAPPPPPSAEAQTDAPDRDMLRRLILEELQSLTGGRT, encoded by the coding sequence ATGAGTCATGTCTCCTCTGATACGCCACGTCTGAATTTTGCAGCGCCTGGCCATACCACCGCCGATATGATGATTGGGCGGGCTGGTTGGGCCGCAGATGCATTTCAATCCGCCAGCCTGAATGATGTGCGCAAGATTGCCCGCGCGGTCGCGCAGGCCGCGCATGACAAGGCCGAATTCCATGCGGATTGGGCCGTGCGTGAAACCGGTTACGGTGTGCGCGAGCATAAAAAGCAAAAGAATGAATTCTCGGCTTTCCCGTTGCTGGAATATTATGGTGACCTGGATCTGGTGACGCCAAAAATTTTGCCGGACCAGAAGGTCGTCGAAATTCCGCGCCCTGCCGGGGTGATCTTTGGCTTGATCCCGGTAACCAACCCGATATCGACGCTGAACTACAAGACCATTCTGGCCATCCTTAGCCGCAACGCAATCGTGTTCAGCCCGCATCCGGGCGCACGGGAATGCAGCCTTGACGCGGTGCGTAACTTGGCCCGCGCAGCAGAAAAAGCGGGCGCGCCTGCCGGGCTTATTCAATGCGTCGAACGGCCAAGCGTGCCTTTGGTCGAACATATGATGGCGTCCTCGAAGATATCCGTCATCATGGCAACTGGCGGCGGAGCGATGGTGCGCGCGGCCTATTCCTCGGGCAATCCGGCGCTGGGTGTTGGTCCGGGCAACGGCGTGGCGTGGGTCGATGACAGCGCCAAACTGGACGAAGCGGCGCGGCGCATTGTCGAAAGCAAGAGTTACGACAATTCGGTGCTGTGCACCAATGAAAGTGTGTTGCTTGCACCGCGATCGAACTTTTCCAATTTGATTCGTGCGATGCGTACGGCTGGTGCACATATCTGCAATGATGACGAGACCGCGAAGCTGCGCGATTGGTTGTTTCCCGATGGCAAATTCAACCTTGCAGCAATTGGCAAAAGCGCGATCTGGATCGCGGAAAAGGTTGGCATTCGTGTAGCTCGGTCTGCAAAAATTCTGGTGCCATTACTGGAATCTCCCGACGCCGACGAGGTCTTTCTGCGCGAAAAGCTGTGCCCGGTGCTCGCCATGGGGCAGGTCGGGGATTTCTCTGGCGGCCTAAGCCTTGCCCGGCAGATTGCACGGCGTGGGGCGGGGCATTCGGCGGCATTCCATGGCACCGACGAGGCCCGCATCCTGAAGTTTTCAACCGAGATGCCGGTCTACCGTGTGGTCGTCAATGCGCCACTCTCCCAAGGCGGGGCTGGCTTGGCAACGCATCTGCCGCCAACCTTTATGATCGGGACTGGCTATAAAGGGCGTTCATCTGTGGGGGAAAACGTTGGTCCACAGCATTTGGTCCATTGGACGCGGATTGCCTACAATAGTGATGCGTCGGTGCCATTCGGCAAATTTGACCCCGCCCAGATGGAGCAATCTGCACCAAAATCCGGTCTGCACGCGATAGCACCACCACCTCCGCCCTCTGCGGAGGCGCAAACCGATGCGCCAGACCGCGATATGTTGCGACGTTTGATCCTTGAAGAATTACAATCCCTTACAGGGGGCAGAACATGA
- a CDS encoding aminotransferase class III-fold pyridoxal phosphate-dependent enzyme, with product MFDYGLFNFGSKDELLEKAARYWNPGKVAFWRDAGTPMVIDRREGYFLHDMSGKRLIDLHLNGGTYNFGHRHPELVDTLTTGLQYFDIGNHWFPSVARTALAEALVRTAPHMQYAIFGAGGAEAVEIAIKSARYATKKRKIVSIVNGYHGHSGLSVATGDARFSKIFLADRPDEFSQVAFNDANALEQVLRGGDVAAFIIETIPATYGFPMPHDGYLKACQDLCRRYGAMFILDEVQTGLMRTGTMWGWQGYGLKPDMFITAKGLGGGLYPISACVATEAAAGWLKEDGAAHISTSGGAEIGCLVAYKTLEMLQRPEVIANIQFVTDFFAASLAEVQARHSDFFVGIRQSGTVMGLEFDHPQGAEAVSRALYDQGVWAIFSSLDKRVLQFKPGLLKDVDLCREIIDRFDAAMGHARQLLSSRRHVA from the coding sequence GTGTTTGATTACGGTCTGTTCAATTTCGGTTCCAAGGATGAGTTGCTGGAAAAGGCGGCGCGCTATTGGAATCCCGGAAAGGTCGCGTTCTGGCGCGATGCGGGTACCCCGATGGTGATTGACCGTCGTGAGGGCTATTTCCTGCATGACATGTCCGGCAAGCGCCTGATCGATCTGCATTTGAACGGTGGCACATATAATTTTGGTCACCGCCATCCAGAGTTGGTTGATACGCTGACCACTGGTTTGCAGTACTTTGATATCGGCAATCACTGGTTCCCGTCTGTGGCCCGGACAGCTTTGGCTGAGGCCTTGGTGCGGACCGCGCCTCATATGCAATACGCAATTTTCGGTGCGGGCGGGGCTGAGGCGGTGGAGATTGCTATCAAGTCAGCCAGATACGCCACCAAAAAGCGCAAGATTGTGTCAATTGTTAACGGTTATCACGGGCATTCCGGCCTGTCTGTCGCCACAGGTGACGCGCGTTTCAGTAAGATATTTCTGGCCGACCGGCCCGATGAATTTTCTCAGGTTGCTTTCAATGACGCGAACGCGTTGGAGCAGGTTCTGCGTGGCGGCGATGTTGCGGCCTTCATCATCGAAACCATTCCTGCGACTTACGGGTTTCCTATGCCGCACGACGGGTATCTGAAGGCCTGTCAGGATCTGTGCCGTCGCTATGGCGCAATGTTTATCCTCGATGAGGTTCAAACCGGCCTGATGCGGACCGGGACCATGTGGGGTTGGCAGGGATACGGGCTTAAACCCGATATGTTCATCACAGCGAAGGGTCTGGGGGGCGGGCTTTACCCGATCAGCGCCTGTGTCGCGACCGAGGCGGCGGCGGGCTGGCTGAAAGAAGACGGTGCCGCGCATATTAGCACATCGGGCGGTGCTGAAATCGGCTGTCTGGTGGCCTACAAGACGTTGGAAATGCTGCAACGGCCCGAGGTGATCGCCAATATCCAGTTTGTTACCGATTTCTTCGCCGCCTCGCTGGCCGAGGTGCAGGCACGGCACAGCGATTTCTTTGTTGGTATCCGCCAAAGCGGCACGGTCATGGGGCTTGAATTTGATCATCCTCAAGGTGCCGAGGCGGTTTCGCGGGCACTCTATGACCAAGGGGTCTGGGCGATATTTTCCTCGCTTGATAAACGTGTGCTGCAATTCAAACCGGGCCTGCTAAAAGACGTCGATCTGTGCCGCGAAATTATTGATCGCTTTGATGCGGCAATGGGCCATGCCCGACAGTTGCTGTCCAGCCGGAGGCACGTCGCATGA
- a CDS encoding phosphotransferase: protein MGLYDDDFLERTHAAMLPMLPLWGLSGDSELRLLNFSENATFLATDSQNGRKLVLRANRPGYHSLAAIQSELAWITALRAENVVLTPAVVDLVDGGQVASFQEGGVDRYVVAFEFMEGREPDADTSLIPGFELLGGISARLHQHARRWTPPEGFTRHAWDFETAFGESKIWGDWRDGIDLTPEGVAVLEWALARMRQQLEKYGNDPSRFGVVHTDLRLANLLARGDEIGVIDFDDMGFSWYMYDFASAITFIDMTPIATDLQAAWLRGYRAVAPLDAADEAMIPTFMMYRRLALVAWIASHSETDTAREAGLGQYTRDTVTFANHYLGSPGL from the coding sequence ATGGGCCTTTATGATGACGATTTCCTTGAACGCACACATGCTGCCATGCTTCCAATGCTGCCGCTATGGGGCTTGAGCGGTGACAGCGAATTGCGGTTGTTGAACTTTTCCGAGAACGCAACATTTCTGGCAACTGACTCTCAGAACGGACGCAAACTGGTGCTGCGCGCCAACCGACCTGGCTATCACAGTTTGGCGGCTATCCAGTCAGAATTGGCATGGATCACCGCGTTGCGGGCCGAAAACGTGGTGTTGACGCCTGCGGTTGTGGATCTTGTCGACGGCGGGCAGGTTGCATCGTTTCAAGAGGGTGGGGTAGATCGCTATGTTGTCGCGTTCGAGTTTATGGAGGGCAGGGAGCCAGACGCCGATACCTCGTTGATACCAGGTTTCGAGCTTCTGGGCGGTATATCGGCCAGGTTGCACCAACACGCCCGTCGCTGGACCCCGCCCGAAGGATTCACGCGTCACGCATGGGATTTTGAAACTGCTTTCGGCGAGTCCAAAATCTGGGGTGATTGGCGCGATGGGATCGATCTGACCCCCGAGGGCGTTGCGGTGCTGGAATGGGCGCTCGCGAGGATGCGGCAGCAACTTGAGAAATACGGCAACGATCCGTCGCGATTCGGCGTCGTGCATACCGACCTTCGGTTGGCCAATCTGTTGGCGCGGGGCGACGAAATTGGGGTGATCGATTTCGATGACATGGGCTTTTCTTGGTACATGTATGATTTCGCGTCAGCGATTACGTTTATCGACATGACGCCGATTGCCACCGATCTGCAGGCTGCCTGGTTGAGGGGATATCGCGCGGTTGCGCCGCTTGATGCCGCCGATGAGGCGATGATTCCAACCTTTATGATGTATCGCAGGCTGGCTTTGGTCGCATGGATTGCCAGCCATTCTGAAACTGATACCGCCAGAGAAGCCGGCTTGGGGCAATACACCCGCGATACGGTCACTTTTGCGAACCATTATCTTGGATCACCAGGCTTATGA
- a CDS encoding LamG domain-containing protein, with the protein MQIEAYFEEWSRLPGETVRMAVSTPHKSVRATMERIVRGPTSVDSDNGSHPFGDPIAGIDITIPGKKQTTPLGSYGDFPLGQCFEGAWTLHLWFRATVPDWDQSQTVFSVSDASDDAASMAVEIRNGALALQIGEARYPLDLTVAGNTWYSLVVSVNGDQVRVEIRQVRGVPGAAVARTVALRAPGAGAEIEALRLAAAGVSESGSAINGFNGKIGTPSFYDRTLTPEETENLHTGDGSGLKPRLCWNLAETFNRRELREISGRAPDATLRNGAERAVTGHNWTGLCDSFLTVPEQYAAIAFHSDEMLDAGWDYNLSFDLPDDLTSGIYAVRLEAEGHVDLYPLFVRAAPGTKADVLFIVPTNTYLAYANDRFASADLSSIMGHDKCITDEEKYLNANPEFGRSCYDVHADGTPVRYSSRRRPLVTVRPHFPNWITGSYRHFAVDLFFIEWLESLSHSYHVVTDEDLHREGPDLLNDHKVIVTGSHPEYWTNDALTAVEHYLKSGGRGMYMGGNGFYWVTSIDPDRPWIVEIRRENGGVRAWDAPPGERNHVHTGEPGGLWKYRDRGPNSLFGVGFATEGFSEGKGYTRSEASYAPRFKAFFDGVDEGVIGDFGYILNGAAGDELDRFDVANGSPEHTIVLSSATGFGREYLVVPEDTRIPMPDQDGPNRPDLVRADMVYLPYADGGEIFSVGSIAFVGSMAWNGFDNNAARVATNVLNEFVAGTNAARQG; encoded by the coding sequence ATGCAGATCGAAGCCTATTTTGAAGAATGGTCCCGTTTGCCAGGGGAAACCGTCAGAATGGCGGTCAGCACCCCTCACAAGTCCGTACGCGCGACGATGGAGCGAATCGTGAGAGGGCCGACTTCGGTTGATTCCGACAACGGCTCTCATCCTTTCGGGGATCCGATCGCCGGCATAGACATTACTATTCCGGGGAAAAAGCAAACCACACCACTTGGATCTTACGGTGATTTCCCGCTGGGACAGTGCTTTGAAGGCGCGTGGACGCTTCATTTGTGGTTTCGGGCGACGGTGCCGGATTGGGATCAGTCCCAAACGGTTTTTTCCGTATCCGACGCAAGTGACGATGCAGCATCGATGGCTGTTGAGATCAGAAACGGCGCGTTGGCATTGCAGATTGGCGAAGCCCGCTATCCGCTGGACCTGACGGTTGCAGGCAATACATGGTATTCGCTGGTCGTCAGCGTTAACGGCGATCAGGTTCGGGTTGAGATACGTCAGGTGCGCGGCGTTCCCGGTGCTGCGGTCGCGCGGACGGTTGCGTTGCGGGCTCCGGGTGCAGGTGCTGAAATCGAGGCGCTGCGCCTGGCGGCGGCAGGGGTCAGTGAGAGCGGCTCGGCTATCAACGGCTTTAACGGAAAGATCGGTACGCCGAGCTTCTATGATCGTACCCTGACTCCTGAAGAGACCGAAAATCTGCACACAGGCGACGGATCCGGCCTCAAACCCAGACTGTGTTGGAATCTGGCAGAGACGTTCAACCGCCGAGAACTACGAGAGATAAGCGGGCGCGCCCCGGATGCCACCCTGCGCAACGGTGCGGAACGTGCGGTGACCGGCCACAATTGGACAGGTTTGTGCGATTCCTTCCTTACCGTACCCGAACAATACGCAGCGATTGCTTTTCACTCGGATGAAATGCTTGATGCAGGGTGGGATTATAACCTGAGTTTTGATTTGCCTGACGACCTGACCAGCGGGATCTATGCTGTACGGCTAGAGGCGGAAGGCCATGTTGATCTTTATCCGCTGTTTGTGCGTGCCGCGCCCGGTACCAAGGCCGATGTCCTGTTTATTGTTCCCACAAATACTTACCTTGCCTACGCCAACGACCGTTTTGCCAGTGCTGATCTCAGCTCGATTATGGGGCATGACAAGTGTATTACAGATGAAGAAAAATACCTGAACGCCAATCCGGAATTCGGTCGGTCCTGTTACGACGTTCACGCCGATGGTACCCCGGTTCGATATAGCAGCCGCCGTCGCCCATTGGTGACCGTTCGCCCGCATTTTCCCAACTGGATTACCGGAAGTTACCGACATTTCGCGGTTGATCTGTTCTTTATAGAATGGCTGGAATCTCTGTCGCACAGCTATCATGTCGTTACCGACGAAGATTTGCACCGCGAAGGGCCGGATTTGTTGAATGATCACAAGGTGATCGTAACGGGGTCGCATCCTGAATACTGGACGAATGACGCGCTGACCGCTGTTGAGCATTACCTGAAATCGGGTGGTCGCGGGATGTATATGGGCGGAAACGGCTTCTACTGGGTTACGTCCATTGATCCGGATCGTCCGTGGATCGTTGAAATCCGCCGCGAGAATGGCGGCGTGCGTGCATGGGATGCGCCTCCAGGTGAACGCAATCACGTCCATACCGGCGAGCCTGGGGGATTGTGGAAATACCGCGATCGTGGGCCGAATTCGTTGTTTGGTGTCGGCTTTGCAACCGAAGGGTTTTCTGAAGGTAAGGGATATACGCGCAGTGAAGCCAGCTATGCGCCCAGATTCAAAGCATTCTTTGATGGCGTTGACGAAGGTGTCATTGGCGACTTCGGCTATATCCTGAACGGGGCTGCTGGCGACGAACTGGACCGTTTTGATGTCGCCAACGGATCTCCGGAGCACACGATTGTGCTGTCGTCAGCCACTGGATTCGGACGTGAATATCTTGTGGTGCCGGAAGATACCCGTATCCCGATGCCCGATCAGGATGGCCCCAATCGCCCTGATCTGGTGCGCGCAGATATGGTTTATCTGCCCTATGCCGACGGAGGCGAAATTTTCTCGGTCGGGTCAATCGCATTCGTCGGGTCGATGGCGTGGAACGGTTTTGACAACAACGCCGCGCGGGTCGCAACCAATGTGCTGAACGAATTTGTCGCCGGCACAAATGCTGCCCGTCAGGGTTAA